The following are from one region of the Phormidium sp. PBR-2020 genome:
- a CDS encoding type II toxin-antitoxin system PrlF family antitoxin, whose amino-acid sequence MDRVLVSVAQDDNDDPILGAFLEFLARDIAQNPQCLQPVSTNLLSRVQSLLGDVDVSLDEPLADEDE is encoded by the coding sequence ATGGACAGGGTTTTAGTTTCGGTAGCTCAAGATGACAATGACGATCCGATTTTAGGAGCTTTTTTAGAGTTTCTAGCCCGAGATATTGCCCAAAATCCTCAGTGTTTACAACCGGTTAGCACGAATCTCTTAAGCCGAGTTCAATCCTTACTCGGGGATGTCGATGTCTCTCTTGATGAGCCTCTAGCAGACGAGGATGAGTAG
- a CDS encoding peptidylprolyl isomerase: MTVLKRWLKLALLVALLLPLSLGLSAAWWDGDDAGGDRQNYRQSRMPQGDAITDPKALLQYALPIENDSVRRIQEQIEDIGRQLRARKRWSAVSRDVRGAKSTLAYRRDEILEAVVPSQREAGQEYLDRIDAQIRELEAVAEVEDREEAWILRRKILNTLGELQSLMVGEFPFEIPEEYADLPQLKGRATVEMTTSQGDLTMVVDGYNAPITAGNFVDLVQRGFYDGIDFVRAEANYVLQAGDPPGPEDGFVDPETGEYRTIPLEIRVRSENDPIYGFTLEEIGLYREQPVLPFSAFGTLGMAHRDLDANSGSSQFFFFLFQPELTPAGLNLLDGRYAAFGYVVDGLDVLEKLGRGDRIESARVVDGAQYLQKGQS, from the coding sequence ATGACTGTACTGAAACGCTGGCTGAAACTCGCGCTCCTCGTCGCCCTACTGCTTCCCCTCTCCCTGGGACTCAGTGCCGCCTGGTGGGATGGCGACGACGCGGGGGGAGACCGCCAGAACTATCGCCAAAGCCGGATGCCCCAAGGGGATGCTATTACCGATCCTAAAGCCCTGCTGCAATATGCTCTCCCCATCGAGAACGACTCGGTGCGACGGATTCAAGAGCAAATTGAGGATATTGGGCGACAGCTTCGGGCCCGTAAACGCTGGTCAGCGGTGAGTCGGGATGTGCGCGGGGCAAAGTCAACTCTGGCCTATCGCCGCGATGAAATCCTAGAGGCGGTGGTTCCGTCGCAACGAGAAGCGGGACAGGAGTACCTCGATCGCATCGATGCACAAATTCGTGAATTAGAAGCCGTTGCCGAAGTTGAAGACCGAGAAGAGGCGTGGATTCTTCGCCGCAAGATTCTCAACACGCTTGGTGAGTTGCAATCGTTGATGGTGGGTGAGTTCCCCTTTGAGATTCCCGAAGAGTATGCCGACTTACCCCAACTCAAAGGACGCGCCACGGTGGAAATGACCACCAGTCAAGGGGACTTAACTATGGTGGTGGATGGCTACAATGCCCCCATTACCGCCGGAAACTTCGTGGATTTGGTGCAACGGGGTTTCTATGATGGCATCGACTTTGTGCGGGCTGAAGCCAATTATGTCTTACAGGCGGGAGATCCGCCGGGGCCTGAGGATGGGTTTGTGGACCCCGAGACCGGTGAATATCGCACCATTCCCCTCGAAATTCGGGTTCGTAGCGAGAATGACCCAATTTATGGCTTTACCCTCGAAGAGATTGGTCTCTATCGGGAACAGCCAGTTTTACCCTTTTCGGCTTTTGGTACTTTGGGAATGGCCCATCGGGATCTCGATGCGAATAGTGGATCGTCTCAGTTCTTCTTCTTCCTGTTCCAACCGGAGTTAACCCCGGCGGGATTGAACTTGCTCGATGGTCGCTATGCGGCGTTTGGCTATGTGGTGGATGGCCTGGATGTTCTGGAGAAACTCGGCCGGGGCGATCGCATTGAATCGGCTCGCGTTGTCGATGGTGCCCAATACTTGCAAAAGGGTCAGTCCTAA